One region of Bubalus kerabau isolate K-KA32 ecotype Philippines breed swamp buffalo chromosome 6, PCC_UOA_SB_1v2, whole genome shotgun sequence genomic DNA includes:
- the OTOS gene encoding otospiralin, with protein MLARLPPGLALCLLLAPLAGAKPVQEKGDPYAELPAMPYWPFSTSDFWNYVQHFQALGAYPQLEDMARTFFAHFPLGTTLGFHVPYREE; from the exons ATGCTGGCCCGCCTGCCGCCCGGGCTGGCGCTCTGCCTCCTGCTGGCGCCTCTGGCAG GGGCCAAGCCGGTGCAGGAGAAGGGAG ACCCCTACGCCGAGCTGCCGGCCATGCCCTACTGGCCTTTCTCCACATCTGACTTCTGGAACTACGTGCAGCACTTCCAGGCCCTGGGGGCCTACCCCCAGCTGGAGGACATGGCCCGCACCTTCTTCGCCCACTTCCCCCTGGGGACCACCCTGGGCTTCCATGTCCCCTACAGAGAGGAGTGA